A portion of the Blautia hansenii DSM 20583 genome contains these proteins:
- a CDS encoding integrase DNA-binding domain-containing protein, translating into MRLRLLREGESQCKDGRYRYTYYENGKQKAIYSWKLEAKDKLPVGKKDCVALRIQIENLQKKQLLYGRYSESSYTVLDLVERYIRYLL; encoded by the coding sequence TTGCGTTTACGACTTTTAAGAGAAGGGGAGAGCCAATGCAAAGATGGTAGATATCGTTACACATACTACGAAAACGGAAAGCAGAAAGCAATCTACAGCTGGAAACTGGAAGCAAAGGACAAACTTCCGGTAGGTAAAAAGGATTGTGTCGCGCTGCGAATACAGATTGAAAATCTGCAAAAAAAACAGTTACTGTACGGAAGATATTCCGAAAGCAGTTATACGGTCCTGGATTTAGTAGAACGTTATATCAGATATTTGCTGTAG
- the hxsC gene encoding His-Xaa-Ser system radical SAM maturase HxsC produces the protein MVLRIDQYNAGFKIVSLAKDEETCCDLLGDQLDFVFIENDILVLYPEKIVLVASIDIISELKKYSNYDVFEIWPDGRMFMRFDTMSLDNFFFVTGKCNSNCVMCPSPEIMRKQGEETDIIKLIELAKHIPANVRHLTITGGEPFLSGEKIFEFISFLRDKFTDTECLFLTNGRIFSLDKYVRLLQENMPSRSIFAIPLHAADENLHDKITQARGSFAQTTLGIKRMLRYGMHIELRIVVSKLNCHNLTKLAQFIVQEISQIEYVSVIAMEMTGSAYKNKDLVWISYRDAFECAKDAIKLLISNGINVRLYNFPLCTVNSSYWMICEKSISPNKVRYGEVCEACNYKSACGGVFAGTIQMEKEELKAIL, from the coding sequence ATGGTGCTAAGAATTGATCAGTATAATGCTGGATTTAAGATTGTGTCTCTTGCAAAAGATGAAGAGACCTGTTGTGATTTATTGGGAGATCAATTGGATTTTGTATTTATAGAAAATGATATATTAGTATTATATCCAGAAAAAATAGTGTTGGTAGCATCTATTGATATAATATCTGAATTAAAAAAATATTCTAACTATGATGTTTTTGAAATATGGCCAGACGGCAGAATGTTTATGCGTTTTGATACCATGTCTTTAGATAATTTTTTCTTTGTGACGGGAAAATGTAATTCTAACTGTGTCATGTGTCCATCTCCTGAAATTATGAGAAAACAGGGTGAGGAAACAGACATCATAAAATTGATTGAACTTGCAAAACATATTCCTGCAAATGTGCGTCATTTAACGATTACTGGTGGTGAACCATTCCTAAGTGGGGAGAAAATATTTGAATTTATCTCTTTTCTTAGAGATAAATTTACCGATACAGAATGTTTGTTTTTGACAAATGGGAGAATATTTTCATTGGATAAATATGTTAGATTATTGCAAGAAAATATGCCATCAAGATCAATTTTTGCAATACCGTTACATGCAGCTGATGAAAACTTGCATGATAAAATAACGCAAGCAAGAGGCAGTTTCGCTCAAACAACATTGGGAATTAAACGAATGTTAAGATATGGGATGCATATTGAACTTAGAATTGTTGTTTCTAAATTAAATTGTCACAATCTAACGAAATTGGCACAATTTATTGTTCAAGAAATTTCTCAGATTGAATATGTTAGCGTGATAGCGATGGAAATGACAGGAAGTGCATACAAAAATAAGGACTTAGTATGGATATCCTATAGAGATGCGTTTGAATGTGCAAAAGATGCCATAAAATTATTGATTAGCAATGGGATAAATGTTAGATTGTATAATTTCCCTTTGTGTACTGTAAATTCTTCGTACTGGATGATATGTGAAAAGAGTATTTCTCCTAACAAAGTGCGTTATGGAGAAGTGTGCGAGGCATGTAATTATAAAAGTGCCTGTGGAGGAGTTTTTGCAGGAACGATTCAAATGGAGAAAGAAGAGTTGAAAGCTATATTATGA
- a CDS encoding helix-turn-helix domain-containing protein, which translates to MQYLTTTEMAEKWNISRRRVAELCRNERINGAILKGKTWLIPSDATKPEDPRRNHN; encoded by the coding sequence ATGCAGTATTTAACGACTACAGAAATGGCAGAAAAATGGAACATCTCAAGACGGCGTGTAGCGGAATTATGCAGAAATGAACGAATAAATGGCGCCATACTCAAAGGGAAAACTTGGTTGATTCCAAGTGATGCAACAAAACCAGAGGATCCAAGAAGAAATCACAATTAA
- a CDS encoding helix-turn-helix transcriptional regulator, which translates to MVFSEQLSKLRKEANLTQEDLAEKCDVSRQAVAKWEGGESLPDVYKISQIAKTFEVSLEELIWGKDRQDSQMSIARDIYMQFIDNMESFQYDAYSSSIGLLKKLKTSIRKSRIVFKKEIVDGLLAQLDDFGIYYGDVWCKDEYQSIFADVESNGHEVKKKIYMDKIMPHKVEAVENLLADYLELP; encoded by the coding sequence ATGGTATTTTCAGAGCAATTAAGTAAACTAAGAAAAGAAGCGAATTTAACACAGGAAGATTTGGCTGAAAAATGTGATGTTTCAAGGCAGGCGGTTGCAAAGTGGGAAGGTGGAGAAAGTCTTCCGGATGTTTATAAAATATCACAAATAGCCAAGACATTTGAAGTGTCGTTGGAGGAGCTTATTTGGGGAAAGGACCGACAAGATAGTCAGATGAGTATTGCCAGAGATATTTATATGCAATTTATTGATAATATGGAAAGCTTTCAATATGATGCGTATTCATCTAGTATAGGATTGTTAAAAAAGTTGAAGACATCAATTAGGAAATCTAGAATTGTATTCAAGAAAGAAATAGTCGATGGATTGTTAGCACAATTGGATGATTTCGGGATATATTATGGTGATGTTTGGTGTAAAGATGAATATCAAAGCATTTTTGCAGATGTGGAAAGTAATGGCCATGAAGTGAAAAAGAAGATATACATGGATAAGATAATGCCACATAAAGTTGAGGCTGTGGAGAACTTGTTAGCCGACTATTTAGAATTGCCATAA
- a CDS encoding HxsD-like protein, whose amino-acid sequence MILYLHSEIYTKEKIEYTKFIYKDYAHIEIEKENDYWIVILTECRYDAVLTGKAFENYLIGLENS is encoded by the coding sequence ATGATCTTATATCTACATTCTGAAATATATACAAAAGAAAAAATAGAATATACAAAATTTATATATAAGGACTATGCCCATATTGAAATAGAAAAAGAAAACGATTATTGGATAGTTATTCTAACAGAATGCAGATATGATGCTGTTTTAACTGGAAAAGCATTTGAAAATTATCTGATTGGATTGGAGAATTCATGA
- the hxsD gene encoding His-Xaa-Ser system protein HxsD has protein sequence MNIKFDEMFKFKKELYSKTALLKAAYNFSDSSYIHLDADEEYYYVSISPKTDKQILLEKDFINEMLAQSIRHEVYRQTKNIRELMLARAMASSVMVENDYETLEEQELFSEDEILKDWFEEK, from the coding sequence ATGAATATTAAATTTGATGAAATGTTTAAGTTTAAAAAAGAATTATATTCGAAAACGGCATTGTTAAAGGCTGCGTATAATTTTTCTGACAGCAGTTACATTCATTTAGATGCAGATGAAGAATATTATTATGTGTCTATATCTCCTAAAACGGATAAGCAGATACTGTTAGAGAAAGATTTCATTAACGAAATGTTAGCTCAAAGCATTCGTCACGAAGTTTACAGACAAACTAAAAATATACGTGAATTAATGTTGGCAAGAGCTATGGCATCTAGTGTAATGGTTGAAAATGATTATGAGACGTTAGAGGAGCAAGAGTTGTTTTCAGAAGATGAAATATTAAAGGATTGGTTTGAAGAAAAATGA